Part of the candidate division KSB1 bacterium genome, GCGGAGTGAGTCCGTGGTCCAACTGCGGCGCCCTGGAGGTCTCCTCGGCGGACGTGTGGTTCTACCACGGTTCAGGGATATCACGAACGCCCTCACGGCACGACCGGCCGATAATAAACAACGAGTCGTGGCACGCTCCGGCCTATAGGGTGGGCGATCCTGGCATCAGACTCGACGGGGTCTACACCGAGGACCAAAAGGACATGCTGAAGAACGAGCCGGTTCAGCAGTACAACATGGGCTATTTCTGGTTCTGGCACAGCGGCTGGTTGCTGATGTACCCATTTCGTTTCGACGTCGGAGGGGATGGCACCGAGCAAGACCCAGGCGACCGCTGGATGTTCGAGCATATCCACCAATTCCGCTTCAAGGTCACGCTCTCGGACCTCGATGCCGAAGTTGCAGATGGCAAAGTCCACCTTTCGTGGAAGGCCGAGACAAGGCTCGAGAACACGCGCTTCAACGTGTATCGGTGTGCCGAGCCGTTTTTCTCGCTGGGCGGCCCCCTGGTGGTCAAAGTGGGTGCGGCGGTGGCCGACCAAGACCCGGCAACCCAGGCTATCGACTGGAGCGAGGCGGCGGAAGGTTTCCTCGGCAATCCTGCGCAAAACGCTTTCTACGCCATCACCGCCACGCATGGTGGACTGGAGTCGGCCCTGTACGGCTACGCGGGCGAGCTCGACTTTCCCCTCGTGATTACCGCCGGCACCGATTTCAATGCCGTCGCACTTCCCTTCGCTCAACAGACTCCATTTACTGCTGCGGACCTGGTCGCTCGTTTTCCCTGCATCAATTCAGTGGCCTGCCTTGACCCGGAAAGCGGACAGTTCCAGCAGTATGCCCCGCAGCTCCCTGCGACGAACTTTCTCCTGAACCCTGCTGAGGCACTGTTAGTGAATGCTACCGCTCCGGGGGTAATGAGCTTAGCTGGCGCTCTGGTCAATGGGAGCTACCAGCTTAAGGCATCGCTCCAGGGGCGCCTCAACACCATTGTGCTGCCCTTCAGCAAGCGGCACCTGACCAAGGCCTCGGACTTGTTGGCCAACATCCCGCGCTGTACCCAGGTCGGAAGGTGGAATCCCGAAGCGCAGGCGGTCGAATTCTACCAGCCTTCGCAACCCGCCAGCAACTTCACGCTGATCCCCGGCTGGCCTTACTTTGTGCGCGTGAGCCAGGACGTCACCTGGCCGTGAGGAGGAAAGAGAAGATGACACGTGGGACGCATTGTGCGGTGCTGCTGGCGACGGCTGCCGTGCTGCTGAGCTGCAGCGAGGTTCTCAGGGCGCAAGTGCCCCATCTGGTCTACGGCGAAGTTCGTGCCAGCGACGGCAGTGTGCCGGCAGCGAGCCAAGTGACCTTCGAAGCATTCATCCAGAACCGTCCCGGGGAGATGCTGACAGACAGCGCTCCAGGCCAGACCGGCCTGCTGCCGGAGACTTCGCCTCTGATCTGGATGGTGCAGTGTGCCGACTTCCCAACGCCGTGGTCGATCGGCGACCTCCTGGTGGTAAACGTCCGCAGCCAACTCACTGGAGAGTCTGCCTCTGCCGAGGTTCTGCTCACCTCGGACCCATACCAGGACGCGGGCATCCTGCCCCTGCCTCTTCACCTGGTCCTGCTGGAGGCCGCGTGGCAGGACGAGGGTGTGCTGGTGAGATGGCAGACCACTGACGAAGTCGATTGCATGGGCTTTGACCTTTGGCGGGCTGAGCAAGGAAAACAGGGCTGGGTGCGCCTCAACGCGAGCCTGCTCCCCGCCGTGGGAGGCATAGGCCGCCGGCAAGAGTACCGCTACCTCGACCAGGAAGCGCCGCGCCGAACACGATGCCACTACCGCCTTGAGGAAGTTGCCAGAAACGGTGTGCGGACTGTCCTGGGTACCGTGAGCGTGGAAACGCCCGGCCTCCTGCCAACCGCTTTCCGCCTCTCGCCGGCGTTCCCCAATCCCTGTCGTGGGGCAACGCGCATCTCGCTGTCGTTGGCACGAGAGTCATCGGCGCGGGTGGCGATAGTAGACCTGCGTGGCGCGCTGGTCAAGGTGCTGGCAGAAGGGTCGTTGCCACCTGGGGAGCACGGCCTGACCTGGGACGGCAAGGATCAGCATGGGCGCGAGCTCCCTGCAGGCATTTACTTCTGCCGCGTGACGGCCGGCGGTGAGCACCGCGTGGAGAAGATTGTCTTGACCAGGTAGAACACTCAGGGACGCAGTTGCTCTTTGAGGCGCTTCTTGAGCATCTCGCGGGCGCGGAAGATGCGGGCCTTCACCGTGCCCAACGGCACGTTGAGAATCTGGCTAATCTCCTCGTAGGAGCGATCTTCACTGTGGCGAAGGATGATGCAGATGCGATACCTTTCGGGCAGACTGGCGATGGCCTCCTCGATGATTCTCGTGCGCTCCTTGGCCAGCAGCGTGCGTTCAGGGGTGGCTGAAGCGTCGGCAAACTCGCGGGGGATCTCGCCGTCCTTGGCCTGGATGGGATGCTCCAAGGAACAGGTGGCAAGTTTTTTCTTGCGGAAGTAGTCGATGCAGTTGTTGATGGCGATCTTGTAGAGCCAGGTGGAGAAGGCGTACTCTTCGTTAAAGTTCGCCAGGGCGGCAAAGGCCTTGATGAAGGTCTCCTGCACGAGGTCTTCAGCCTGTAGCCGATTCCGGACCATGCGATAGACGACACTGAAGATGGGCCCACGGTAGCGTTCCATGATGCGGCGATATGCTGCCTGATCACCGCCCAGCGCGCGCTTGATGAGGATGGAGTCGGGTAAGCCGCTTCTCTTCACGCTTTGGCCCTCAGAGGTTGCCCGAAAATAGTGGAAAAATGCCAAACAATCAAGGGGATTTTGGACGGCCGCGCCAGAAAGCGGGAATGGCTGGGGGCCGAGCGCGCTGCCAGATAACGGCTGGCGCAAGAGCCAGCGAGGAAAGGAATTCCGGTGCCCACTTTGAGGCGATTTTTCCTCTTGACAAAGAAGGAAAATCTTCTATATTTGTCACCGGTGACTTGGCGCTTTAGCTCAGTCGGTAGAGCAACGGACTGAAAATCCGTGTGTCCCCAGTTCGATTCTGGGAGGCGCCACTCCCAGGCCCTGGGTGCCAGCTCAGGGCCTTCTTCATTAGGCGCCAAACACGCTGGGTGATGCAGAAGGTGTGGGCTGGGTGTGGCGCGCATCGCAGGATGCGCTACCCAAGCGCTGACACATAACGAGCTGTCCTGGCGGAGAGGGCCAACGTCCACCGCAGTTTCACAACGCCGGCATCGGCAAGCAATAGGGCTCATGGTCATCCTCCTCATTGGAGGGGCCATCCGGCTTTACAGGCTCGGCGCCTGGAGCTGCTGGATCGACGAGCTCTACACCTTTGAGCGCCCACAGCAGCCGTGGGGCAACAACCTTTCCTATCCCTTTCTCCTTTTGAGCCGCGTTTCCCTTGAGCTCTTTGGCCATAGTGCCTTCGCCCTGCGTCTGTTCCCTTGCCTCTTCGGCATCCTCGCACTGCTGGCAATCTACGCACTGGCGCGGCACCTGTTTGACGCCCGGGTGGCAATGGTCGCGCTGCTCTTTGCCACCTTCTCGCCATGGCACATCTACCTCTGGCAGTTTGCCAGGGCTTACTCGGCGGTCATCCTCTTCTCCCTACGTGCCCTCTTCTGCCTGCACCGTTTCGCGCAAAAAGGGCCCCCTGCCGACCTGGCGCTCTTCCTTGACCTGTTTTTCCTGGGCTTCTTCTTCCACAACACCGCCGCCTTTGTCCTCGTTACTGCCCTCGTCTTCATGCTCACGGCCCACTTCTTTCCCCCCCGACCACAGGCGGAGGTGGCAAAGCGTGCGGCCCTTGTCACTGCAGTAGTAGCGGTTTTGGGACTATTGTTCTTCCCCAGCTTTCTCCGGTTTGCAGCACATTGGCGCGAGAAGCAGATGGCCTCAGGCTACTGGGGGGCCACGCCTGCTGGCTTTGTGCTGAGAGTCGGCTATCACTTGACCCCCAGTTTAGGGGTGGCCGCCTTGTTGGGGATGGGTCACCTGCTGGCAATACGCCGGCGCGAAGGGGCCTTGCTGGCAAGTTACGCACTCATCGGACCCGTGGCCCTCGTGCTTGCTGCCGCATGCCGAGTCAACGTCAGCGCAAAGTACGTCTCCTGCACGCTCCCAGCTTTTTGCATTGCCGCCGCCTACTTTGTGGCTCATCTGGCGAGTGGCGCACAGGGGAAGAAAGTTGCCTGGGCAGGGATCGCTGCGCTGGTGCTCATTCCTTCATTGGAGACTTGCTACGGCTACTTCACTCACGGCTGGGGCAACCGCGACCGGCTGCAGGAGGCGATCTGCTATGTGCACGAGCAGGCGGCAAAGGAAGATGTCATCGTGCCTCTGTATTTCTTCAAGGACCCCGCTGAGGCGCGCTTCTACGTTGTCGGCATTGCGCAGTTGAAGGGAATTGCGCTGGACAGCAGTCGCATCTACGTGCCGCGGCAAGAAGAGGACCTGCGGACCCTTCCTCGCGCGTGGGTGCTCACCGTAGGCAAGACCGTCCCGCCGGAACGCCCTCACATGTATCGTTGGTTGACAGCGTCTTCCCACCTTGTGGCGGAATTCCCTGCTCTCCGCGGGGTGCAGGATAATGCAGTCAGGGTCTATTTCCATGACACCCAGTAGGGTTCCATGCGAAGCCATTTTTTCCCCCAGCGCCTTGCGAGGCCAGGATTGTCCAGGCAGTCTGAGGCCTGGGGCCATCCGCGCGGCAAGTTGGCGAACAAGGCGGAGGAGGTGAAAATGCCGAGAACCTGCACAATTTTCTTCATTGCTCTGTTCGCGCTCCCTTCCCTCGCGCAGCGCCAAGGCGTCCTTGCCCCGTTCGAGGCCTTCATCGAGCGTGGCGAGTTTGCCAAGGCACAGAGCGAAATGAGAATGGCGCTTGCCCAACACCCCGACATGCCGGCCTTGGAACGCTTGACTCTGGAGTTCGAAATCGAGAGGCTGGACCGCATTCGCAAGGACTTTTGCAAGACAAAGGAGGAGGTGGTCGACTACATTCGCCTGTACATCCCGACGGTGGGCGATGCAGATCTGGAACACTGGGAAAAGGAGCGCTCGTTGGAGTGCATGATAATCGACGGCCAGAAGTGGTACTTTGCCAGGGCGGCCAGCAACCTCTTCCGCATCGACAAGGAGGCACGACGCATCAAGGAGGCCTACGATCGCACCCATGGCCTGCTTCCCAAGAGGGGCTATAGCTACGAGCAGGACGCGGCGGAGATCATCCACGCAAGCGAAACCTTGGGGTGCCGGCTCGTGAAGCCGAAGCGCTTCCGCATCACCTACACCATTCGGGTTCATCCCGATGCCGTCCCTGCGGGGGAGACGATCCGCGCCTGGCTTCCGTTTCCGCGGGAGGGCAATCGCCGCCAGCGGCACATCCGCATAGAGCAAGCAAGCCCCGACACCTACATAATCGCCGACAATGAGCGCTATCCGCAGCGGACTGTCTACATGGAGCAGAAGGCGGTCGCCGGGCAACCCACCGTCTTCCAGTACCGTTTCTCTTTCACCTCGTATGCCGAGTACAACAACATCGACCCTGCTCGCGTACAACCCTACGACACCTCCTCGGCATTGTACAAGGAGCACACCCGAGAGGTGCCGCCGCACATCGTCTTCACCGAGGAGTTGCGGGCAGTCTCGCGCAGGATTGTCGGCAACGAGACCAACCCTTACCTGAAAGCCAAGAAAATCTTCGCCTGGGTG contains:
- a CDS encoding T9SS type A sorting domain-containing protein; amino-acid sequence: MTRGTHCAVLLATAAVLLSCSEVLRAQVPHLVYGEVRASDGSVPAASQVTFEAFIQNRPGEMLTDSAPGQTGLLPETSPLIWMVQCADFPTPWSIGDLLVVNVRSQLTGESASAEVLLTSDPYQDAGILPLPLHLVLLEAAWQDEGVLVRWQTTDEVDCMGFDLWRAEQGKQGWVRLNASLLPAVGGIGRRQEYRYLDQEAPRRTRCHYRLEEVARNGVRTVLGTVSVETPGLLPTAFRLSPAFPNPCRGATRISLSLARESSARVAIVDLRGALVKVLAEGSLPPGEHGLTWDGKDQHGRELPAGIYFCRVTAGGEHRVEKIVLTR
- a CDS encoding sigma-70 family RNA polymerase sigma factor, producing the protein MKRSGLPDSILIKRALGGDQAAYRRIMERYRGPIFSVVYRMVRNRLQAEDLVQETFIKAFAALANFNEEYAFSTWLYKIAINNCIDYFRKKKLATCSLEHPIQAKDGEIPREFADASATPERTLLAKERTRIIEEAIASLPERYRICIILRHSEDRSYEEISQILNVPLGTVKARIFRAREMLKKRLKEQLRP
- a CDS encoding glycosyltransferase family 39 protein; this encodes MVILLIGGAIRLYRLGAWSCWIDELYTFERPQQPWGNNLSYPFLLLSRVSLELFGHSAFALRLFPCLFGILALLAIYALARHLFDARVAMVALLFATFSPWHIYLWQFARAYSAVILFSLRALFCLHRFAQKGPPADLALFLDLFFLGFFFHNTAAFVLVTALVFMLTAHFFPPRPQAEVAKRAALVTAVVAVLGLLFFPSFLRFAAHWREKQMASGYWGATPAGFVLRVGYHLTPSLGVAALLGMGHLLAIRRREGALLASYALIGPVALVLAAACRVNVSAKYVSCTLPAFCIAAAYFVAHLASGAQGKKVAWAGIAALVLIPSLETCYGYFTHGWGNRDRLQEAICYVHEQAAKEDVIVPLYFFKDPAEARFYVVGIAQLKGIALDSSRIYVPRQEEDLRTLPRAWVLTVGKTVPPERPHMYRWLTASSHLVAEFPALRGVQDNAVRVYFHDTQ
- a CDS encoding transglutaminase domain-containing protein; translated protein: MPRTCTIFFIALFALPSLAQRQGVLAPFEAFIERGEFAKAQSEMRMALAQHPDMPALERLTLEFEIERLDRIRKDFCKTKEEVVDYIRLYIPTVGDADLEHWEKERSLECMIIDGQKWYFARAASNLFRIDKEARRIKEAYDRTHGLLPKRGYSYEQDAAEIIHASETLGCRLVKPKRFRITYTIRVHPDAVPAGETIRAWLPFPREGNRRQRHIRIEQASPDTYIIADNERYPQRTVYMEQKAVAGQPTVFQYRFSFTSYAEYNNIDPARVQPYDTSSALYKEHTREVPPHIVFTEELRAVSRRIVGNETNPYLKAKKIFAWVDEWVPWAGAREYSTVRNIPMYAYQERHGDCGMQTLLFMTLARMNGIPVHWQSGYEMMPGQESMHDWCEMYLEPYGWVLVDQSYGLKESKDERVRWFCLGNTDAYRWIVNDDFSQPLYPAKIYPRSETVDFQRGEVEWRGGNLYFDSWDYDWQVERLD